ATGGCCATCGACGAGCCAGACGCCAAGTTGTCCCCCGACCCGCTGCACACTCGCATTGGGCACCACCGGAGCAGCCGGCAACGGGGGCAGCGCCACCGTGACCTCGACTAATTCACCGATCGGAGGCAACAACTCGGGCATCGCATTGAACACCACCTTGGCGAGGGTCTCCTCGGTCACTGTATCGGCGACCAGCTCAATCCGCAGCACCTGCCCGGCGAGGGAGTGGCCAGCTTGCGAGCGGAGCACGACCTCGGCCGGCAACCCGGCGCGCAGGCCAGCGGTGCGCAGTTGATCGAAGCGCACATTGATCCACAGGCTCGCCGGATCGATCACTTCCACGACCGGCTGTCCGGCAACCACCGTCGTGCCCGGGTCGGCGTTGCGCAGAGTCACCAGTCCGTCAGTCGGCGCGATCAGGCGTAGATTGGCCTTCTGCTGAATCAACACGTCGCGATCGGCGCGGACCCGCGCCAACTCCTGGCGTGCGACCTCCAGACTGGCCCGAGAGGTTGCAAGGCCGGCGTCGGCCACCTGCCGTTCCTGCGCCTTGGACTCGACCGTCTCTTCGCTGACCGAACGTGCCTGCAGGAGCTTCTC
This portion of the Candidatus Didemnitutus sp. genome encodes:
- a CDS encoding efflux RND transporter periplasmic adaptor subunit encodes the protein MNRRTLALTSFLLPLLALFIYVALRSGPLAPVPVTVTTAESRSITPALFGIGTVEARYTYKIGPTIAGRVKRVNVQVGDRVRAGQLLGEMDPVDFDDRIAAQEAALKRAEAGVLAAEAQRQEASARQGYAETQARRYEKLLQARSVSEETVESKAQERQVADAGLATSRASLEVARQELARVRADRDVLIQQKANLRLIAPTDGLVTLRNADPGTTVVAGQPVVEVIDPASLWINVRFDQLRTAGLRAGLPAEVVLRSQAGHSLAGQVLRIELVADTVTEETLAKVVFNAMPELLPPIGELVEVTVALPPLPAAPVVPNASVQRVGGQLGVWLVDGHSLRFAPIKLGAIDLEGRAQILDGLEPGARVVVHSQRSLGAHTRVKIVERLPGVSP